Proteins from one Verrucomicrobiota bacterium genomic window:
- a CDS encoding class I SAM-dependent methyltransferase: MKQGLVLDKVVLLGRTLDEYRRYFALDLESLRGRRVLDVASGVSSFCAEARAAGIRATAFDAIYEWPAEAIERQCAADLEHVVEAVRDLPTYRWDFYQSPERLRGFRERACKTFLADYRNGAAGHYVAGRLPRLPFADGEFELTLSSYLLLVYEDQLDYEFHRRSLLEMMRVTRGEARLYPVVTFEARRSAHIDRLRADAGLQHLGFEEVPTDFEFLRNSNLYLRVFHR; the protein is encoded by the coding sequence ATGAAACAGGGACTGGTGCTCGACAAAGTGGTGCTGCTCGGTCGGACGCTCGACGAATACCGCCGCTACTTCGCGCTCGACCTCGAATCCCTGCGCGGGCGGCGGGTGTTGGACGTGGCCTCGGGCGTGAGTTCGTTTTGCGCGGAAGCCCGCGCGGCCGGAATCCGGGCGACGGCGTTTGACGCGATCTACGAATGGCCCGCGGAGGCCATCGAGCGCCAGTGCGCGGCCGACCTCGAACACGTGGTCGAGGCCGTGCGCGACCTGCCGACCTACCGGTGGGATTTTTACCAGTCGCCCGAACGGCTGCGCGGATTCCGGGAGCGGGCTTGCAAAACGTTTCTCGCGGACTACCGGAACGGCGCGGCCGGCCACTATGTGGCCGGCCGCCTCCCGCGATTGCCTTTCGCGGACGGCGAATTCGAATTGACGCTCTCGTCGTATCTGCTGCTCGTCTACGAGGATCAGCTCGACTACGAGTTTCACAGGCGCTCGCTGCTTGAAATGATGCGGGTCACCCGCGGTGAAGCGCGGCTGTATCCGGTGGTGACCTTCGAGGCGCGACGGTCGGCGCACATCGACCGGTTGCGGGCGGACGCGGGATTGCAGCACCTCGGCTTCGAGGAAGTGCCCACGGACTTCGAGTTCCTCCGCAACTCCAACCTCTACCTGCGCGTATTCCACCGGTGA
- a CDS encoding alpha/beta hydrolase has protein sequence MIMNIPIARIALLCALTTPLAFAPAQDKQPAAESKAVAPKKAAPAGPKPTLANVAYGKHERQVLDFYKAESDKPAPLLFFIHGGGWVAGDKAGAGGMLKLLDAGVSVVSINYRYSWQAQLAEVKPPVEWPLSDAARALQFVRSKAAEWNIDKQRIGAAGGSAGACSSLFLAFHPDMADPKSNDPIARESTRLWCAAVTGAQTSLDPVQLKEWTPNSRYGGHAFGFMDPKDLKSRDTRFAEFLAAREAVLPWIKKYSPIEHVSRDDPPVYLIYTSGPALGQEQKDPTHTANYGVKLQEKCRSIGVECELVYPGAPDVKHPTAEAYLLAKLKAPHKP, from the coding sequence ATGATCATGAACATACCCATCGCACGCATCGCGCTGCTCTGCGCGCTGACCACACCTCTTGCCTTCGCGCCGGCGCAGGACAAGCAGCCCGCCGCGGAATCGAAGGCTGTCGCGCCGAAGAAGGCCGCGCCCGCCGGACCGAAGCCCACGCTTGCCAACGTCGCCTACGGCAAGCACGAGCGGCAGGTGCTCGACTTTTACAAGGCCGAGTCCGACAAGCCGGCACCGCTGCTGTTCTTCATCCACGGCGGAGGCTGGGTCGCGGGCGACAAGGCGGGCGCGGGCGGGATGTTGAAGCTGCTCGACGCTGGAGTCTCCGTCGTCTCCATCAACTACCGCTACTCGTGGCAGGCGCAGCTCGCCGAGGTGAAGCCGCCGGTCGAATGGCCGTTGAGCGACGCGGCCCGCGCGCTGCAATTCGTCCGCAGCAAGGCCGCGGAGTGGAACATCGACAAGCAGCGCATCGGCGCAGCCGGCGGCTCGGCGGGCGCGTGCTCGAGTTTGTTCCTCGCGTTCCATCCCGACATGGCGGACCCGAAGAGCAACGACCCGATCGCACGCGAGTCCACGCGGCTGTGGTGCGCCGCGGTGACGGGCGCGCAGACATCGCTCGACCCGGTGCAGTTGAAGGAGTGGACGCCCAACAGCCGCTACGGCGGGCACGCGTTCGGATTCATGGACCCAAAGGACTTGAAGTCGCGCGACACGCGGTTCGCCGAATTCCTCGCCGCGCGCGAGGCCGTGCTGCCGTGGATCAAAAAATACTCCCCCATCGAGCACGTCTCGAGGGATGACCCGCCGGTGTATCTCATCTACACCTCCGGCCCCGCGCTCGGGCAGGAGCAGAAAGACCCGACCCACACGGCCAACTACGGCGTGAAGCTTCAGGAAAAATGCAGGTCCATCGGCGTCGAGTGCGAACTCGTCTATCCCGGCGCGCCCGACGTGAAGCACCCGACGGCCGAGGCCTACCTCCTCGCCAAACTCAAGGCGCCCCACAAGCCATGA
- a CDS encoding ABC-F family ATP-binding cassette domain-containing protein, protein MLTLSDIRKSYAGRVLFAEAALQVNRQDRIGLVGPNGAGKSTLFSIILGEESADEGTITRERNVTLGYLPQESAAVGDETVIEVATALTPDFTKLRRIIAAWDAGHPLEALHPEEIHDDAHDRFNELDGYRVEARAKQMLAGLGFRERDFERPASELSGGWTMRAHLARLLVQQPDLLMLDEPTNHLDLDALLWFQSYLRNYPGAMIIISHDREFLNTLVGSIVEIRQGRLLRYRGNYDDFLGQRAAHEEQQLAAFKNQEREIGRLMEFVVRFRAKNTKAAQAQAKLKQIARMEKVEAPVSDSRKVDFSFPQPQRSGLKVVTLAGIHHAYGSNVVYRNMEFKAERGQRTVLVGPNGAGKSTLLKILAAVVTPQSGARTLGHNVKAGYYSQNRVEMLDTARTVLEEALDTPQRVTEQFVRTLLGCFLFTGDDVFKKVSVLSGGEKSRLALVKLLVDPPNLLLMDEPTTHLDMSSIDALVYALDQFEGTLLFISHDVYFIRALANHVVHVNAGRLTHYAGDYQYYLDKTQATSARAALTSGAAGLPRHVTGPDAGEVSAPSVGLSASRKEQKRFEAEQRVALSRRRKVQQDTVARLESDIARLETQLAAATAELEKAATYEIPGRAAQLNRELLDAQDQLARLNPEWEAEAQKLLAMA, encoded by the coding sequence GTGCTGACGCTTTCAGACATTCGCAAGTCGTATGCAGGCCGCGTGCTCTTCGCGGAAGCCGCGCTGCAAGTGAACCGCCAGGACCGCATCGGGCTCGTCGGTCCGAACGGCGCGGGCAAGTCCACGCTCTTCTCGATCATCCTCGGCGAGGAATCCGCGGACGAGGGAACGATCACCCGCGAGCGCAACGTCACGCTTGGCTACCTGCCGCAGGAGAGCGCGGCGGTGGGTGACGAAACCGTGATCGAGGTGGCGACCGCCCTCACGCCCGATTTCACAAAGCTCCGCCGCATCATCGCGGCTTGGGACGCCGGTCACCCCCTCGAAGCGCTGCATCCGGAGGAGATTCACGACGACGCGCACGACCGGTTCAACGAACTGGACGGCTATCGCGTCGAGGCCAGGGCCAAGCAGATGCTCGCCGGGCTGGGCTTCCGCGAGCGCGACTTCGAGCGGCCGGCAAGCGAATTGAGCGGCGGGTGGACGATGCGCGCCCACCTCGCGCGGTTGCTGGTGCAGCAACCGGACTTGCTCATGCTCGACGAGCCGACGAACCACCTCGACCTCGACGCGCTGCTGTGGTTCCAAAGTTACCTCCGCAATTACCCCGGCGCGATGATCATCATCTCGCACGACCGCGAGTTCTTGAACACGCTGGTCGGCAGCATCGTGGAAATCCGGCAGGGCCGGTTGCTGCGCTATCGCGGCAACTACGACGACTTCCTCGGCCAGCGCGCCGCGCACGAGGAGCAGCAGCTCGCGGCGTTCAAGAACCAGGAGCGCGAAATCGGCCGGTTGATGGAATTCGTCGTGCGCTTCCGCGCGAAGAACACCAAGGCCGCACAGGCGCAGGCCAAGCTCAAGCAGATCGCGCGCATGGAAAAAGTGGAGGCGCCCGTCAGCGATTCGCGCAAGGTGGACTTCAGCTTCCCGCAACCGCAGCGCAGCGGGCTCAAGGTCGTCACCCTCGCGGGCATCCACCACGCTTACGGATCAAACGTGGTCTACCGCAACATGGAATTTAAGGCCGAGCGCGGCCAACGCACCGTGCTGGTCGGCCCGAACGGCGCCGGGAAGTCCACGCTGCTCAAGATCCTCGCCGCCGTCGTCACGCCGCAGTCCGGCGCGCGGACGCTCGGCCACAACGTGAAGGCCGGATACTACTCGCAGAACCGCGTCGAAATGCTCGACACCGCGCGCACGGTGCTCGAAGAGGCGCTCGACACGCCGCAGCGCGTCACCGAACAGTTCGTCCGCACGCTGCTGGGCTGCTTCCTCTTCACCGGGGACGACGTGTTCAAGAAGGTCAGCGTGCTCAGCGGCGGCGAGAAGAGCCGCCTCGCGCTCGTGAAACTGCTCGTGGACCCGCCGAACCTGCTGCTCATGGACGAACCCACGACGCACCTCGACATGTCGAGCATCGACGCGCTCGTGTATGCGCTCGACCAGTTCGAGGGCACGCTCCTCTTCATCAGCCACGACGTTTACTTCATCCGCGCCCTCGCCAACCACGTCGTGCATGTGAACGCCGGCCGCCTGACCCACTATGCGGGCGACTACCAATACTACCTCGACAAGACGCAGGCCACGTCCGCGCGCGCCGCGCTGACCTCCGGCGCCGCCGGCCTGCCGCGGCACGTGACCGGTCCGGACGCAGGCGAAGTATCCGCACCGTCCGTTGGTTTGTCCGCGTCACGCAAGGAGCAAAAGCGCTTCGAAGCCGAGCAACGGGTCGCGCTCTCGCGCCGGCGGAAGGTGCAACAGGACACCGTCGCGCGGCTGGAGTCGGACATCGCACGGCTAGAAACCCAGCTCGCGGCCGCCACCGCCGAGTTGGAGAAGGCTGCGACCTACGAAATCCCCGGCCGAGCCGCGCAGCTCAACCGCGAACTGCTCGACGCGCAGGACCAACTCGCGCGCTTGAACCCCGAGTGGGAAGCCGAGGCGCAAAAGCTCCTCGCGATGGCGTGA
- a CDS encoding YihA family ribosome biogenesis GTP-binding protein, whose translation MHIASAEFDRSAPDLGSCPDESMPEFAFIGRSNVGKSSLLNMLTGRKGLARVSATPGFTKLINVFTINRTWRLVDLPGYGYAQVARKDKARFNAAVNEYLEKRRNLRGLFMLIDSRLPPQQIDLEFLEWLGCISAPIVLVFTKADELSPTKLRENIATFTAEAARWFAELPDVIATSAVTSQGRRELLEAIEAAIAPPAPAAPANTDPRADIRADAAPALVSPGLPTRRTAAANVVRKRPGSSRPW comes from the coding sequence GTGCACATCGCATCCGCCGAATTTGACCGCAGCGCGCCGGACTTGGGTTCATGTCCGGATGAATCGATGCCCGAGTTCGCCTTCATCGGCCGCTCAAACGTGGGCAAGTCGTCCCTGCTGAACATGCTCACCGGCCGGAAGGGGCTCGCCCGCGTGTCGGCGACGCCGGGGTTCACCAAGCTCATCAACGTCTTCACGATCAACCGCACGTGGCGGCTCGTGGACCTGCCCGGCTACGGCTACGCGCAGGTGGCGCGCAAGGACAAGGCCAGGTTCAACGCAGCGGTGAACGAATACCTCGAGAAACGGCGCAACCTGCGCGGGTTGTTCATGCTCATCGACTCGCGCCTGCCGCCGCAGCAGATCGACCTGGAATTCCTCGAATGGCTCGGGTGCATCTCCGCACCGATCGTCCTGGTGTTCACCAAGGCGGACGAGCTGTCGCCGACGAAGCTCCGGGAGAACATCGCCACGTTCACCGCGGAGGCGGCCAGATGGTTCGCCGAACTGCCGGACGTCATCGCGACGTCCGCCGTCACGTCGCAGGGGCGGCGTGAGTTGCTGGAAGCGATCGAGGCGGCGATCGCGCCACCCGCACCCGCGGCTCCCGCCAACACCGACCCGCGGGCGGACATTCGCGCGGATGCCGCACCCGCGCTTGTGTCGCCGGGTCTCCCCACCCGCAGGACCGCGGCTGCGAACGTCGTTCGCAAGCGGCCGGGTTCCTCACGCCCGTGGTGA
- a CDS encoding sulfatase, translating into MQRTLAVLAILLGLATSARAAPRPNVLFILCDDIRWDALGYAGNPHVKTPHIDRLAREGVAFKNTFCTTSLCSPSRASIISGLYAHAHGVMNNFTEYPARLASFPRTLQAAGYDTAYFGKWHMGEENDAPRPGFNWFVTHKGQGKYFDTEWNINGLRREAPKGYYTHVVTDFAMDWLARDHGGKPWCLMIGHKAPHSFYFPEPKYSNTFDKVWIPYPESAFSLGDKPAWLKDRISTWHGIYGPLFEWRKTFPDDRPEAVKDFAAMTRAYWGTILSVDDSVGRLYAELQRRGELDNTLIVFMGDNGLLNGEHGMVDKRTMHEASIRIPMVWRFPAATRAPNTTSTRPGKLIEQQVLTVDVAPSILEVCGTPALRDIHGKSFVKLVQRGDPSWRTAWFYHYNYEKQFPYTPNVRGVRTDSWKYIHYPHGDGKPDRHLAELYNVEFDPGERQNLITNPKHAAVVKQLQADLARLMKQTGLTAATDKMPLDEGIKKELPDQRIR; encoded by the coding sequence ATGCAACGCACGCTTGCCGTCCTCGCGATTCTGCTCGGCCTCGCCACGTCCGCGCGTGCCGCCCCGCGGCCGAATGTCCTTTTCATCCTCTGCGACGACATCCGCTGGGACGCGCTCGGTTACGCGGGCAATCCGCACGTCAAGACGCCGCACATTGACCGGCTTGCGCGCGAAGGCGTCGCCTTCAAGAACACTTTCTGCACCACGTCCCTTTGCTCGCCAAGCCGCGCGAGCATCATCAGCGGGCTCTACGCGCACGCGCATGGCGTGATGAACAACTTCACCGAGTATCCCGCACGGCTGGCGAGCTTCCCGCGCACGTTGCAGGCGGCGGGCTACGACACCGCCTACTTCGGCAAGTGGCACATGGGCGAGGAGAACGACGCGCCGAGGCCGGGCTTCAACTGGTTCGTCACGCACAAGGGCCAGGGCAAATACTTCGACACCGAATGGAACATCAACGGCCTCCGCCGCGAGGCGCCCAAGGGTTACTACACGCACGTTGTCACGGACTTTGCCATGGACTGGCTCGCGCGCGACCACGGCGGCAAGCCCTGGTGCCTCATGATCGGCCACAAGGCGCCGCACAGTTTCTATTTCCCCGAGCCGAAATACTCGAACACGTTCGACAAGGTCTGGATTCCGTATCCCGAGAGCGCCTTCAGCCTCGGCGACAAGCCCGCGTGGCTCAAGGACCGCATCTCGACGTGGCATGGCATTTACGGTCCGCTCTTTGAGTGGCGCAAAACCTTCCCCGACGACCGGCCCGAGGCGGTGAAGGACTTCGCCGCGATGACCCGTGCCTATTGGGGCACGATCCTCTCCGTGGACGACTCCGTCGGCCGCCTCTACGCCGAACTCCAGCGCCGGGGCGAACTCGACAACACGCTCATCGTCTTCATGGGCGACAACGGCCTCCTCAACGGCGAGCACGGCATGGTGGACAAACGCACCATGCACGAAGCCAGCATCCGCATCCCGATGGTCTGGCGCTTCCCCGCCGCAACCAGAGCGCCGAACACGACTTCGACCCGTCCCGGCAAACTCATCGAACAACAAGTCCTCACCGTGGACGTCGCCCCGAGCATTCTCGAAGTCTGCGGCACGCCCGCGTTGCGCGACATCCACGGCAAATCTTTCGTCAAGCTCGTCCAACGCGGCGACCCCTCGTGGCGCACGGCGTGGTTCTACCACTACAACTACGAGAAGCAGTTCCCTTACACGCCGAACGTCCGTGGCGTGCGCACCGACTCGTGGAAATACATCCACTACCCGCACGGCGACGGAAAGCCCGACCGCCATCTGGCCGAGCTCTACAACGTCGAGTTCGACCCCGGCGAACGGCAGAACCTCATCACCAACCCGAAACACGCCGCCGTCGTCAAACAGCTTCAGGCCGACCTCGCCCGGCTTATGAAGCAAACCGGACTCACCGCAGCCACCGACAAGATGCCGCTCGACGAAGGCATCAAGAAGGAATTGCCGGACCAGAGAATCCGCTGA
- a CDS encoding arylsulfatase, with protein sequence MQVHRRRVRTRLSRRARREAPDGRGLPPRQTQGAPQAMTRLALCLLLALSGAVGTHGAEPPAKPNVLLVLVDDAGYGDFGCHGHPFLKTPHIDRLHGESVRLTDFHVAPMCSPTRGQLLTGCHGLRTGVTSVTAGRTFLRPEFPTAAQMFSAAGYRTGIFGKWHLGDSYPHRPVDKGFQHAVWTKGWGFTSAPEFSNTLTDGRIVRGAEASRFKGYITDALFDEAMAWMRARREAREPFFCYLPLHAAHAPHIVPERFSAPYEGRGAARFFGMMANIDENMGRLEAFLRDSGLRENTIVIFLTDNGGTAGVRTFNAGLRAGKVTYYDGGHRVPCFVRWPAGGLRAPGEVAALTQAQDVLPTLLDFCGVKRGPGPEFDGLSLAGLLRGATNALPDRTLVVQFGPGFGQTNNSGPQKFASAVMRNQWRLVHGTELYDVQADRAQERDLASAHPDIAADLRRRYETWWTSVETGLRDFVPITLGADAENPVELASSDWQDVYADNAQHIRNAVGGPRGGPWNVNVGRAGTYEITLRRWPFDLVAPLAGNVDPPGRALPIAAAQLRIAGFQRETKTAPDAAEARFTIQLPAGRAQLHAWFQDAEGRDLCGAFFAKVRRTDAKAGAAPDGNSEIRTRAGRSELVLTTTSRLAGAIHSFKWGGREFIDSLDHGRQMQSACSFDNTRDAGAETFNPTEAGSRRDGAGPTTTSRLLALSTQGGELRTRVQPAFWLAPGERSEGQLARNTAVLSDYIIAKAVKVGIDGFPQALDYRVTFTIPAGARHNDAQFEALTGYMPAGFARFWQFNPATGRLEPLDDGPGEILRFVVLATASGSHAMGIYAPPQPQADTAPARYGRWRFARERVVKWNCVFRVRNAAGLAPGEYSYRMRVPFGSLAEVESMLRAWSREETP encoded by the coding sequence ATGCAGGTCCATCGGCGTCGAGTGCGAACTCGTCTATCCCGGCGCGCCCGACGTGAAGCACCCGACGGCCGAGGCCTACCTCCTCGCCAAACTCAAGGCGCCCCACAAGCCATGACGCGGCTCGCGCTCTGCCTTCTCCTCGCGCTGTCCGGGGCGGTTGGAACCCACGGCGCGGAACCGCCGGCCAAACCCAACGTCCTCCTCGTGCTCGTGGACGACGCGGGCTACGGCGACTTCGGCTGCCACGGCCATCCGTTTCTCAAGACGCCACACATCGACCGGCTCCACGGCGAGAGCGTCCGGCTCACAGATTTTCACGTCGCGCCGATGTGCTCGCCGACGCGCGGGCAGTTGCTCACCGGCTGCCACGGGCTGCGCACGGGGGTGACTTCAGTCACCGCGGGGCGCACCTTTCTGCGGCCCGAGTTTCCGACGGCGGCGCAGATGTTCTCCGCCGCGGGCTACCGGACCGGCATCTTCGGGAAGTGGCACCTCGGCGACAGCTATCCGCACCGGCCGGTGGACAAGGGCTTTCAGCACGCCGTGTGGACGAAGGGCTGGGGCTTCACGAGCGCGCCAGAGTTTTCGAACACGCTCACCGACGGCCGCATCGTCCGGGGCGCGGAGGCTTCGCGCTTCAAGGGCTACATCACGGATGCTCTCTTCGACGAGGCGATGGCGTGGATGCGCGCGAGGCGCGAGGCGCGCGAACCGTTCTTCTGCTACCTGCCGCTTCACGCGGCGCACGCGCCGCACATCGTGCCCGAGCGGTTCAGCGCGCCTTACGAGGGCCGCGGCGCGGCCAGGTTCTTCGGCATGATGGCCAACATCGACGAAAACATGGGCCGGCTCGAGGCCTTCCTGCGCGACTCGGGCCTCCGCGAGAACACGATTGTGATCTTCCTCACGGACAACGGCGGCACCGCCGGGGTGCGGACCTTTAACGCCGGACTGCGCGCGGGGAAGGTGACTTACTACGACGGGGGCCATCGCGTGCCGTGCTTTGTGCGGTGGCCCGCGGGCGGGTTGCGCGCGCCCGGCGAGGTGGCCGCGCTCACGCAGGCGCAGGACGTTCTCCCGACGCTGCTCGACTTTTGCGGCGTGAAGCGCGGGCCGGGGCCGGAATTCGACGGGCTCAGCCTCGCCGGCCTGCTGCGCGGCGCGACCAACGCGCTGCCCGACCGCACGCTCGTCGTGCAATTCGGCCCCGGCTTCGGGCAGACGAACAACTCCGGTCCGCAGAAGTTCGCCAGCGCCGTCATGCGCAACCAGTGGCGGCTGGTGCACGGGACCGAGCTTTATGACGTGCAGGCGGACCGCGCCCAGGAACGCGACCTCGCGTCCGCGCACCCGGACATCGCCGCCGACCTGCGACGGCGTTACGAAACGTGGTGGACCAGCGTCGAGACGGGGCTGCGCGACTTTGTTCCAATCACGCTCGGGGCCGACGCGGAGAATCCCGTCGAACTCGCGAGCAGCGACTGGCAGGATGTCTATGCCGACAACGCCCAGCACATCCGCAACGCCGTCGGCGGCCCGCGCGGCGGTCCGTGGAACGTGAACGTCGGGCGCGCGGGCACCTACGAAATCACGCTGCGCCGCTGGCCTTTCGATCTCGTCGCGCCGCTGGCAGGCAACGTCGACCCGCCCGGCAGGGCGCTGCCCATCGCCGCCGCGCAGCTTCGCATCGCCGGGTTTCAGCGCGAAACGAAGACCGCGCCTGATGCCGCCGAGGCGCGTTTTACGATTCAGCTCCCGGCCGGTCGCGCGCAGTTGCACGCGTGGTTCCAGGATGCCGAAGGACGGGACCTTTGCGGCGCGTTCTTTGCGAAAGTCCGCCGCACGGACGCGAAGGCAGGCGCCGCCCCCGACGGGAATTCGGAGATACGAACGCGCGCCGGGCGGTCTGAGCTCGTCCTCACCACGACCTCGCGGCTTGCCGGCGCGATTCATTCATTCAAGTGGGGCGGCCGGGAGTTCATCGACTCGCTCGACCACGGGCGGCAGATGCAGTCCGCGTGCTCCTTCGACAACACGCGCGACGCCGGAGCGGAGACGTTCAACCCCACCGAGGCCGGCTCGCGACGCGATGGCGCGGGACCGACGACGACAAGCCGGTTGCTGGCACTGTCCACCCAGGGTGGCGAACTCCGCACGCGAGTGCAGCCCGCGTTCTGGCTCGCGCCCGGCGAGCGGTCCGAGGGACAGCTCGCGCGCAACACGGCAGTGCTTTCCGACTACATCATCGCGAAAGCCGTGAAAGTCGGCATCGACGGGTTCCCGCAGGCCCTCGACTATCGGGTGACTTTCACCATCCCCGCGGGCGCGCGTCACAACGACGCGCAGTTCGAGGCGCTCACGGGTTACATGCCGGCCGGGTTCGCGCGTTTCTGGCAGTTCAACCCCGCGACCGGGCGGCTTGAACCGCTGGACGATGGCCCGGGCGAAATCCTGCGCTTCGTCGTGCTCGCGACCGCCAGCGGCAGTCACGCGATGGGCATCTACGCCCCGCCGCAGCCGCAAGCCGACACCGCGCCCGCGCGCTATGGACGCTGGCGCTTCGCCCGCGAGCGCGTGGTGAAATGGAACTGCGTGTTCCGCGTGCGCAATGCGGCGGGCCTTGCTCCCGGCGAATACAGCTACCGCATGCGCGTGCCGTTCGGGTCGCTGGCAGAGGTCGAGTCGATGCTCCGCGCGTGGTCGCGCGAGGAGACACCCTAG